From the Arvicola amphibius chromosome 2, mArvAmp1.2, whole genome shotgun sequence genome, one window contains:
- the Jagn1 gene encoding protein jagunal homolog 1 isoform X1, with product MASRAGPRAAGTDGSDFQHRERVAVHYQMSVTLKSEIKKLIYVHLVIWLLLVAKMSVGHLRLLSHDQVAMPYQWEYPYLLSIVPSLLGLLSFPRNNISYLVLSMISMGLFSIAPLIYGSMEMFPAAQQLYRHGKAYRFLFGFSAVSVMYLVLVLAVQVHAWQLYYSKKLLDSWFTSTQEKKRK from the exons ATGGCGTCTCGGGCAGGCCCGCGAGCGGCCGGCACCGACGGCAGCGACTTTCAGCACCGGGAGCGCGTAGCCGTGCACTACCAGATGAG TGTGACGCTCAAGTCTGAAATTAAGAAGCTGATCTACGTGCATCTGGTCATATGGCTGCTGTTGGTTGCCAAGATGAGTGTGGGACACCTGAGGCTCTTGTCACATGATCAAGTGGCTATGCCCTATCAGTGGGAATACCCGTATTTGTTGAGCATTGTGCCCTCTCTCTTgggccttctctccttccctcgaAACAACATCAGCTACCTGGTGCTGTCCATGATCAGCATGGGGCTCTTCTCCATCGCTCCCCTCATTTATGGCAGCATGGAGATGTTTCCTGCGGCACAGCAACTCTACCGCCATGGCAAGGCCTACCGCTTCCTGTTTGGCTTCTCTGCTGTCTCCGTCATGTACCTGGTGTTGGTACTGGCAGTCCAAGTTCATGCCTGGCAACTGTACTACAGTAAGAAACTCTTGGACTCTTGGTTCACCAGCACA
- the Jagn1 gene encoding protein jagunal homolog 1 isoform X2, translating into MSVTLKSEIKKLIYVHLVIWLLLVAKMSVGHLRLLSHDQVAMPYQWEYPYLLSIVPSLLGLLSFPRNNISYLVLSMISMGLFSIAPLIYGSMEMFPAAQQLYRHGKAYRFLFGFSAVSVMYLVLVLAVQVHAWQLYYSKKLLDSWFTSTQEKKRK; encoded by the exons ATGAG TGTGACGCTCAAGTCTGAAATTAAGAAGCTGATCTACGTGCATCTGGTCATATGGCTGCTGTTGGTTGCCAAGATGAGTGTGGGACACCTGAGGCTCTTGTCACATGATCAAGTGGCTATGCCCTATCAGTGGGAATACCCGTATTTGTTGAGCATTGTGCCCTCTCTCTTgggccttctctccttccctcgaAACAACATCAGCTACCTGGTGCTGTCCATGATCAGCATGGGGCTCTTCTCCATCGCTCCCCTCATTTATGGCAGCATGGAGATGTTTCCTGCGGCACAGCAACTCTACCGCCATGGCAAGGCCTACCGCTTCCTGTTTGGCTTCTCTGCTGTCTCCGTCATGTACCTGGTGTTGGTACTGGCAGTCCAAGTTCATGCCTGGCAACTGTACTACAGTAAGAAACTCTTGGACTCTTGGTTCACCAGCACA